GGGAGATTTGCACCACCAGGTCGATGGCTGAGGCCATGTATTCCCGGATGGCTCTTTCCGGGAGGTTGGCAGTGGCCATCAGCACCATCGACTCCAACCGGCGCATGGCGTCCCTCGGCGAATTGGCATGGAGCGTGGTCATCGAACCGTCGTGTCCGGTGTTCATGGCCTGAAGCATGTCGAAGGCCTCAGCACCACGACACTCGCCCACGATGATGCGGTCCGGGCGCATACGCAGGGCATTGATCAGAAGCTCGCGTTGCGAAACAGCACCCTTGCCCTCCACGTTGGGCGGGCGCGTCTCCAGGCGCACCACGTGCTCCTGGTTGAGCTGCAACTCTGCAGCGTCCTCGATGGTCACGATGCGCTCGTGGCCCGGTATGAAGCTGGACAACACGTTCAAGAAGGTGGTCTTTCCAGAACCGGTGCCTCCGGAGATCAGGATGTTGAGCCGGGCGCGCACTGCTCCTTGCATGAGGAACGCCATGTCGCGCGTCAAAGAGCCGATCTCGATGAGGTCTTCCATGGTGAACTTGCGCACGCCGAATTTGCGGATGGATAGCGCCGGCCCGTCGATGGCCAGGGGTGGGATGACAGCGTTGACGCGCGAGCCGTCCGGCAAACGGGCGTCCACCATTGGGCTGGACTCATCCACGCGTCGTCCCACCTGCGACACGATGCGGTCAATGATGTGCAGGAGGTGGTCGTCATCCTTGAACACCGTGTCGGTCCGCTCTAACTTGCCAAATCGCTCCACGTACACCTGTTTGTGGCCGTTCACCAAGATGTCGGAGACTGTCGGATCGGCCAACAGCGGTTCGAGTGGCCCCAGGCCGAACGTCTCGTGCTGGATTTCGGCCAACAGTCGTTCCCGATTCACCCCGGCCACCGGCAGTTCATCGGCCTCGGAGTCCAACAGTTCCTCGACGATCCTCCGCACCTCGGCGCGTAGCTGTTGCTCAGGAATGGCCCCAATCTGCGAGAGGTCCAGCTTGTCGATGAGCTTGCGGTGGATACGGGTCTTTAGCTCTTGATAGGCTTTTTCGCGCTCGTTGGCACTGGCCTTCCTGGGCATGCCAGTTTCCACCGCCGCGTCTGATGCCACCCCGAACTTTGCCAATCGTGCGCTTACTGCCGAATCCATGCTC
This DNA window, taken from Calditrichota bacterium, encodes the following:
- a CDS encoding CpaF family protein, which produces MPRKASANEREKAYQELKTRIHRKLIDKLDLSQIGAIPEQQLRAEVRRIVEELLDSEADELPVAGVNRERLLAEIQHETFGLGPLEPLLADPTVSDILVNGHKQVYVERFGKLERTDTVFKDDDHLLHIIDRIVSQVGRRVDESSPMVDARLPDGSRVNAVIPPLAIDGPALSIRKFGVRKFTMEDLIEIGSLTRDMAFLMQGAVRARLNILISGGTGSGKTTFLNVLSSFIPGHERIVTIEDAAELQLNQEHVVRLETRPPNVEGKGAVSQRELLINALRMRPDRIIVGECRGAEAFDMLQAMNTGHDGSMTTLHANSPRDAMRRLESMVLMATANLPERAIREYMASAIDLVVQIS